The Zingiber officinale cultivar Zhangliang chromosome 2A, Zo_v1.1, whole genome shotgun sequence genomic sequence gtaaaataaaaataacataacctaaaattaatcataataattCATTACATGTCAAAATATCCCATACCAACAATTTAAAAAGTCTTATAATTAAAACAACATAACTTAAAAATAATCAGTATCATCCAACTCTATATCACTATCATCATCAATAGTGTCTATGGTTGGAAAATTTCCACTATCAAAAGTTGGAATTACTCCATAATTTTCAGCATCAAGATGATTATCTTCCACATCAACAAGACTCAACCTTGCTTGTTTGTCTTTGCTTCCACCTATTATATAAAAGATACAACATTTAAGAATCAATTATAGATGAAgtagatataaataaataatttgcaTATGCTTAGTGCTTACTTGAATTTTCAGCAACTCTTTTTTTTGAATTCGTAGGAGGAACTTCAACTATATCCTCAACATCTTCGACTCGCTTATCTGAGTCGAAAAGACTTTCAAAAGTAGCAGATGGCACACTCACAATAGGATCACTTTCAAATAATTCATCATCTTCAAGCCATTTAGTAGTTGCGGGGAGAACTGGACCTTCTTTCTCAGTTATCCATTCATCATCTGAATTAATTTCATCAACTACAATGGGATCAATCTTGTCTCTCCTCCTAATACTTCTCTCCCTAAGCTTGAAGTTATATTTCACAAACACCAACGCATTCAACTTTGCATGTTCAAGCCTATTTCTCTTTTTTGTATGAATCTAAtattacaaaaaagaaaacatatatatataaaaataaacaatgatatgaaaattataaaacaattaaaattcaagTAGAGTTAGAAACTTAGAATGCTCACCGATTCAAAAgtgctccaatttctttcacatcccGAAGCACTACAAGTGAGACCAAGCACTCGAATTGCAAATGTAGTAAGCTCAGGTGTCTTACTTCCAAAACGTTCCTACCACCAGACTAATAAgtaataacattaaaaaaaattacaagaatgtatataattttaaaatatgaatgctaGTATAATTTTACAAGAACGGTTACAAGAAGAAAATTTTACCCGGAGGTCGCAATATTCTTGTTCGTTTTGCTATTGGAGTTCCAAATTCTCCTTCAGCTTTATTATATAAGTCCAATTGGATGTCTGCTTTAAGacgatcatcaaaagacaacatccTATCCATGCAAGTATACAATCCATCTCTAACTTCATCACAATAAGAAAATCTTTCTTCATAACGCAATTGCGGATTCAAATAGTACCCGGCCGCGTGTAGAGGATGATGAAGTTGTGGAGTCCATCGTGAATCaatttttttccaaatgggttTGTATTTCTGTCAACTCCCccacaattaaattttattgtcTCTTTTGCCTTATCCATAAGTTCATAAATATATCCCATGGCCGATCTCTCCTCCGAATCAACTTCCCTTAACACACTTACAAGAGGAACAACACTCTTAACACAAAATGCAACATGTGGCCAAAAGTTGGGATCGTTAATAACAATTCTCTTCACGACCTTCCCCTGAGTTGTTTGAGATAGTGGTGAACTAACCCAATCTTCGGAAGCAAACATTTGTTCAAGTGGCCTTTTAACCTTATACATACTCTGAAGAGTGAGAAATGAAGTAGCAAAGCGAGTAACAGCGGGACGGAGAATTTCTTTACCGTTTGTATACTTTCTCATCAAAGAAAGTATAGTCCCATGACCATAAAGGAACTTCACAACCATCTTAGCATGCTCAATTGTGTCAGAAAAAATCTTCAACTTTGCAATATCCTCCAACATTAGATCAATGCAATGCGCCGCACAAGGTGTCCACCAAATTCTATGTCTAGTCTCCATAATTTTTTTCCCCGCCTTAATGCAATTCGAAGCATTATCCGtgacaatttgaattacattttCCTCTCCCACCTCATCAACAACATCATTAAGATATTTAAAGATCAATTCCCCATTTTTAATAGAATCTGATGCATCAAtagatttcaaaaagaaagtgcCGGCGGGACTATTTACTaaaaaattgatcaaacttctattctttCCATCCGTCCAACCATCGGACATAATAGTGCATCCATATTTTTTCCATGCCTTTTTATGCTCCTCATATATTAGGTTGATGCCATCAACCACACCTTTAAGTATCCAAGTTCTTAACTCATGCATTGAAGGAGGCTTGAACCCTCTTCCATATTCCGCAATGCCCTCAACCATAGGCAGCCAATAAGGATCATTCACAACATTAAACGGAAGTGCGGCAGAGTAAATAAAACGACCAATTCTACGCTTCACATCAACCAACAAATCTTTTTTGTATGTCGAATTTAGGGTTGTTTGTCGAGGTTCGGAACTAACAAACCCATGAAGAGTACCTTTACCTTTTGATTCACCACTACCAGATCCAGAACATCCAATTGAATTTCCCCCTACACTTCCAACTTTTGATGATTGTGTACTCATACTTTGGGGACCTTCACCGATCTCTCGTAACAATTCAGTTTGTTTACTTTTAGATGCTCTAATTTTGTCAAGTGATTCTCTAATTTCTTTCTTAATATCATCCGGAACACTAACACAAGGTGCAACccctttatgagtttgagctaaaTGTTCCTTCAAGCGAGTAATCCCTCCATTCGATATATGATGACAAAATTTGCACCGAACAGCTTTTTCCCCTTCATTTTGATAACAATACTTCCAACCAATatctttttttatctttttttgataaattcgTAGACATTGCAAATTCTAACTAGacaatcaaaatcctagaaaaaaaaaaatcagaataaataattaattaattagaaacaaatcagcaaaaaaaaaaaaaaatcaatccagGGCATCTGGATCAATCATTGCATCGATCCAAGgaattggatcgatccagcgatcgatccagggtcgaacagaaaggatctggatcgGTCGCTAGATCGATccagaccctggatcggtcgctTGATCAATCCAGATCCTTCCAGGgtcgaacagaaaggatctggatcgatccagcgaccgatccagatcctttctgttcgaacataaaggatctggatcggtcgctggatcgatccagatcctttctgttcgaccctggatcgatcgctggatcgatctagatgccCGACTTCTGGAAATCGCGAAATCGTTTTTGCTCCTTCGAGAAAAAAAACGAGAAGGAAAACCTAAACGAAGAAAACGAAAGGAAGGAGAAAAGCTTACCTCCAATCGCTGTCCCTCGCCACCACTCACAGGTCACCGCTCGCCGCTCGCTGCTCGCCGCCTGTCGCCTCTGCAGTCTGCCCTACCTTCGCCTCTGCCACAGTCACGATTCGACTCACCTTTGCCCTAGCTATTGGTAAGCAATTTGTAATTTTAGCGCCCGCTATGGGGCGCTAGGGCATGATAGCGCACGCTATGTGCGCTATCGACGCTTTTGTCCCGAATAGCGTGGGCTATTCGGGACAATCGCGATTCAGCGAACGCTCTGCAGCGTTCGCTGGTCGTAGCGCGCGATAGCGCGCTATGTAGCGCGCTATTCGCCGCTATTGAATACACTGATTGATACTATGCTTGAGGCATATATCAAACACTCCTATGATAGATAGTTAATGTCATCTTATCCCATGATGTTCTTCTTTATTTATTTACAAGTTTAATATGAGTTTTATTGATAAACATGATTCACAAGTTTTATTCGTGGACATTATTCACAAATAGTTCACAATCTTTGTTTATGAACACTAATAAATTAAATGTTCAAGCCTATTCATTTATTTTAATGAGTTATTcaaccttatttatttaattaattttatgcgTGTTGAataaacataaacaaactcttaccgtGATAAACATCAAGCTTGCTCACGAATATTTGATTAATTTACCTAGCTAAGGGATATGGTATGATGACCTTAGTCTCAATCATAAGGTCTTATGTAAAATCGTTGTCATTCGAACTCGTTGTCATGTTGCATTGGCCATCAAATATGCCCTCAACTCCTCTTTAAATGTTTGCAATGATGTGGAGTTGGTGACCTGTGTAGTGTTAGTGTCATTATTGATAGTGGACTCAACGATGTACAAATGTTACCTTGAAATCGACTAGTGTCATATAAGGTGGTGACATGTGGTACTATATGTCCCAACAAGCTAGCTATGGTACGAGCCATCAGATGCTTAACGCCATAGATTATCATCAAAGCCCGCAACATCAACTACGCATTTTATACCTCTTGGTCATCCGTTGACTATAGTGACCTAGTTTAAAAACAATGTTCAAAATGGCAGCGAAGACGACCACTTAGGCAGGAGGGCATCAATCACACCGTCTTAGGCAAAGGTGATGCTTTAGATGGTAACTCACCTTCTTCCGCCATGCTTGGAACCGCCACCGTCGTCGCCATTTCACCATCGAGACACGTCCAAACGCATTGCCTATGCTTGGTGACGAGCCCAGATGCGTCGCACGAGCCCGAACATGTCGTTCGTGCCTAGCAACGAACCCGAAGCGTCGCCCAAGCCCGGCAATAGGCCCAGAAGTGTCGCACAAGCTCGACAACGCATTCGGACACATCGTGCGAGCCCGGTGACCCATCCAAACGCATCACGCGAGCTAAGACACATCATTAGAGCCCGGTTATAGGCCTAGAATTGTCACCCGAGCCTACGACGAGCTCAAGCACATCGCCTGAGCTCGACGATGCATCTGAACGCGTTGTGTGATCTCAGCGATGCATCCAAACGCATCACGTCGGACTCATCGCTCATCGCCCGGTCAGAACAGGATACGTGGCTTAATTAAACTtttgattaataattttaatcaactcgtAAATATGATtaagataatttaaataaacttaattaaagtctaataaaattatcacattaattttatatatatatatatatatatatatatatatataatattttatttttatttttaaatatttagattaaattttaaatttttaattaatatattttattaaaagtaaatataagaatagtataaaaaatagtaaaaaaaatcaacCGCCTAAGTGGCCGAGGCCGTTGGCGATCACTGACTGCCTACCGCTTTGTACAACACTATTTTAAAATGAATCTTAATTATAAGTTAAGGTATTACTTATAcatatttttttatcttaatcCATGGTGAAGTAATTTAATAAAACATACTACGTATTGTCTTCTGTGCATGAGAATTCATTCACTGGCCTTCTCCATATCTATGTGGATAGGTCCACTCATATATAATATATGATGACTTTGAAGCCTATATATATGCATGATTATTACACGTCAATTAGAAATATAGTAtttttatatcaaaaaatgaactCAAATAAGTCTGAGTTTATTTTTACATAGGTCATTTGACTGAATGCAACATGCATGCATGTGGCTGTAGTACAGCTTGAGTCTTTGGATTTTCTTCTTGTGGGGGTAGACCCTCTTCCCATGGATCCTTTTTAACTCTTCTCTTGAACCATAATGGGTTAGATCTTCTAGCATAATCCCATTTGGAGTTATGGTAGCACAATGCTAGCTATCACACGAATCTAACAGTTCATTAACTCCTAGGTAATTTTGTTGTCATTTATAGTATTTTTAGAGGTTAATGGCTCAGTCTAGAACAACCTCCTTAGTGGGGGGCTGGGAGATAGTTTCTTGTTGTTCGGCGAAAAGGTGTTCTTGGGAGAGGGATCTAGGGGACTTTGAGCTCATGCAATTTCCTTCCTTATATGACTCTATAATAGCCAATTGACATGCTACTTGGCGCACTAATCTATTAAGCTCAAACCCTTATATATGATGAAGCCTTCCATCTAACTTCAAGAACTAGGTAAGTTATAGCTTTGTTGGGTTGATGGGAATCAAAGGAGGATCATGTTAGAGGTAACAAATCAAGGATGTGGTCAGGTGCTTTAGGAGTGGCTATCTAACTGGTAGTGGTACAAGGAGGATCCAAAAAATCCAAGTGCTTTCCCACAAACTTcccaaggctctatttataggCTTTGGGATTTATGTTCACATAATTATCTTATTCTTAGTGTGCTATAGGCAAAACTGTCTATCATCACAAGGATGACTTCAACTCTTGTTGAGAAGAAAACCGTCATGATCCTATAGTGCTCAATGGAGCACTATATGTGACTAAAAGCACAAGGCATACGTTGCTTCCCCAATTGGCAAATTAGGTATGCGTTGCTTCCCCAATTGGCAAAAAGCTTAGGAAGTTATTTCCACCCATGCTGCCAGAAAAATCACTCAATTAATCAACCACTCATTACTTAAGTGTTTAAGATCATTCTAGTGGAAAGGACAGTCTGGTACACGAACCTCCCGCCATGTAGGATCCCGAGAAAAAattcattgtacgcagccttaacCTGCTtgttgcaagaggttgtttccagatTCCAATGGAAAGACTATACATATATATGTGTGTatacaaaatatatgaaatttaaatttaaaaatattagacGTAacaagacaattgttaagataagaaaTAATGAGTTACCTAATTGAGAACTTTAGATATTTAAGATTGTTTTTACAAAAAGACGAAGGGATTGAGAGTATTGTTTTATATAGAATACAAATAGAATAATTGAAACATAGGAAAACGTAAAGTATATTTTGTGATCATAAAgtatctctaaaatttaaaagaaaagttctaCAAAACGGCGATTGAACATATTATactatatggagttgaatgtttgGTTATAAATCAAGTATACGAGCAAAAAATAAGAGTCACAAAGATGTGAATGTTAAAGTAGTTGTGCATACATATGAGAATGGATAGGGTAAGAAATAAGAACATTAAGTCAGGGTTGTACCTATTGAGTGAAAACTCTGATAAATGTGTTTAATATTGGTAGAATCGATCCcaagtcaaagttgaccaatTCGAATAGGATTTTGACGTTTGATCAATATGTTTGAGGGGGCTCTATTTAAGTGTTAGGAGATTTTTGATGCACTAAGGAGATATTATTGATACAATCGACCTCTTATAAAGATTAACAAAGTTGACCAAGTATCAATAGGGAGTTGGTAGAAGAAAAGTCCAAAAAGGTTTAGCAGTTAGTTGGAAGTTCTAGCAGGTCGTAGGAGAGAGAATGTTAAGTAGTTAGGTgtgaagtccaagaaggtcataAGTGATTGGATGTCTCGCAAGTGGGAAGTCCTAGGCAAGTAGAAAGTCCTAGAAGTGAGAACTCTAAGCAAAAGGAAAGTCTTAAAAGAATAAACTTTAAGCAAGTGTAGAAGTCCTAGAGGAGTGAACTCTAGGCAAAGGGAAACACCTAAAGAGTTAAAACTTTAGGCGTATTATTTGTATATATTAGTTATCATATTATCTATCAATTAGCTAATTATCAATTAATCTAATCATAGTGTCCTAAGATAGATTCCTAGTTTGTAGTTAGTCATTCAATAAAGAttatcaattctttttatatCAAATAACATGGTATCGGAGCAGCTTCGAAATTAGGGATTTGAAATTAGGATTCCATCTCCACTCTTCTACCTCTCATGTACTTTCATCTCCATAGTGCACCACTACCTCACAGTCGCCCATGCATATACGCCTCCACCGCTGGCCATGACCTCCTCGTCGGCACTCTTTCCTTCCCTCCTCTATCCACGCACAAAGTCGGCTGCTGATCGTCACCGCACCGGTCGTTGCTGCACCTCCCCTTCCCCAGCCCACAACACAAGGGTTGCTCCTATGTTGACCCACCTGCACACCAGGCGCCGACTCTCCTTCCACCACGTCGTCATCTCATATTCAGGCTGCCGAGCAGCCACTGCGTCAACCCTATCCCCGGCATCAGCCCTAACGCTCTCCCAATACGCATCATCAGAAGGCGTTGCCCAATCTCGGTTGCCAGCAATCTTCAACATGAGCAACATCTAAGAGTGCATGGGTTTGTCCATACTTATTGGTTTGGATCTTCCTTCGGGttcttcccttatttgtcttCCTTTGGTATAATGTCTTATGATTGAAAATAAGACTTCTATTGTGACGGATGTGGTATCTATGATGTCTAAAATCACAAACTATAAGTTAAATGATTCAAACTATTTGGATTGGAGTAAAATTGTGTCTTTATCTATGAAGTATTGACAAAAATGGTTGATGACACTCCTCAAGATGATTCAAAGGAGACATGGCTTAAAGAGGATGCTCACTTATTC encodes the following:
- the LOC122043620 gene encoding uncharacterized protein LOC122043620, with product MATTVAVPSMAEEGEKAVRCKFCHHISNGGITRLKEHLAQTHKGVAPCVSVPDDIKKEIRESLDKIRASKSKQTELLREIGEGPQSMSTQSSKVGSVGGNSIGCSGSGSGESKGKGTLHGFVSSEPRQTTLNSTYKKDLLVDVKRRIGRFIYSAALPFNVVNDPYWLPMVEGIAEYGRGFKPPSMHELRTWILKGVVDGINLIYEEHKKAWKKYGCTIMSDGWTDGKNRSLINFLVNSPAGTFFLKSIDASDSIKNGELIFKYLNDVVDEVGEENVIQIVTDNASNCIKAGKKIMETRHRIWWTPCAAHCIDLMLEDIAKLKIFSDTIEHAKMVVKFLYGHGTILSLMRKYTNGKEILRPAVTRFATSFLTLQSMYKVKRPLEQMFASEDWVSSPLSQTTQGKVVKRIVINDPNFWPHVAFCVKSVVPLVSVLREVDSEERSAMGYIYELMDKAKETIKFNCGGVDRNTNPFGKKLIHDGLHNFIILYTRPGTI